The Neobacillus sp. PS3-34 genome has a window encoding:
- a CDS encoding cysteine hydrolase family protein: MNQTLLIIDAQQELIDGNQKESAVFNKENLIRNINKVIENAREADVPVVFVRDLDVAEGKGGGFQVHNEITIPTDAKFFDKSATNSFHGTDLLNHLKTQQIEHVVIMGCKTQYCIDSAVRTATICGFDVTLVGDGHSTTDSDVLSAELIIKHHNRTLHGHDNVEHFSVVRYTEEDLFRPTHDSYR; the protein is encoded by the coding sequence ATGAATCAAACATTATTAATCATCGATGCTCAACAAGAATTAATTGATGGCAATCAAAAAGAAAGTGCGGTTTTTAATAAAGAAAATCTAATCAGAAATATCAATAAAGTGATTGAAAACGCAAGAGAAGCCGATGTCCCAGTTGTGTTTGTAAGGGATCTCGATGTTGCTGAGGGAAAAGGCGGAGGATTTCAAGTTCACAACGAAATCACTATACCCACGGATGCAAAGTTTTTCGATAAATCTGCGACAAATTCCTTTCACGGAACAGATCTTCTTAATCATTTAAAAACTCAGCAGATTGAACATGTTGTTATTATGGGCTGTAAAACACAATACTGTATTGATAGTGCAGTCAGAACAGCTACTATTTGTGGTTTCGATGTAACATTAGTCGGTGATGGGCATTCAACAACAGACAGTGATGTTTTAAGTGCAGAACTAATTATAAAGCATCATAATAGAACCCTTCATGGTCATGATAATGTCGAACACTTTTCAGTTGTCAGATATACAGAGGAAGATTTATTTCGTCCAACTCATGACTCTTATAGGTAA
- a CDS encoding GNAT family N-acetyltransferase, whose translation MRVNQKEFYIHNLRYIVRSAVEKDAKNLSELRLQIDGETENLDRVQGEAYIDESGFIQLIKDDTESISNLFLVAEVNDRIIGFSRCEGNKLKRASHKVEFGVCVLKEYWGYGIGKNLLKESIHWADSNEIKKITLNVLETNDKAIKLYKKYGFEVEGILKNDKILSDGNYYNTILMGRFNE comes from the coding sequence ATGAGGGTTAATCAAAAAGAATTTTATATACATAATTTACGTTATATTGTGAGGTCTGCAGTAGAGAAAGATGCGAAAAATTTGTCTGAATTAAGATTGCAGATAGATGGCGAAACGGAAAATTTAGATAGAGTACAAGGCGAGGCATACATTGATGAATCTGGTTTTATACAACTAATTAAAGATGATACAGAAAGTATTAGTAATCTGTTTTTAGTTGCTGAAGTTAATGATAGAATTATTGGCTTTTCAAGATGTGAAGGGAACAAATTGAAAAGGGCTTCTCATAAAGTAGAATTTGGAGTGTGTGTATTAAAAGAATACTGGGGATATGGTATAGGAAAAAACCTATTAAAAGAATCTATTCATTGGGCAGACTCAAATGAAATTAAGAAAATAACTTTGAATGTTCTCGAAACTAATGATAAAGCGATAAAGCTTTATAAAAAATATGGTTTTGAAGTAGAAGGTATTTTAAAAAATGACAAAATTCTTTCTGACGGAAATTACTATAATACCATTTTAATGGGAAGGTTTAATGAATAA
- a CDS encoding class I SAM-dependent methyltransferase — protein MSKIIQYYNQFDEWGRLDREPIEFQVNWHYIKKYIPETGNVLDNGAGPGKYALELAKEGYTVTLTDLTPKLVEIAENKAKDFGLTKHFNGFYAADARELTMLRDEEFDATLMLGPLYHLQEEKDRIKAVEELKRVTKKNGVVFVAFMPRIRHILTSLLSPEHWKPNDNMDNIIQFSQSGCFNHADEGRFTGAYYFNIEDINPFMEAQGFETLELIGSNVGAILNKDNWNYWRKGTQEINKIITLIKERASDPHILGISSHLLYIGRKK, from the coding sequence ATGAGTAAGATAATCCAATATTACAATCAGTTTGATGAATGGGGTAGGCTTGATCGTGAGCCAATAGAGTTCCAAGTGAACTGGCATTATATAAAAAAATATATCCCAGAAACAGGAAATGTGTTGGATAATGGTGCAGGACCAGGAAAATATGCATTAGAGCTTGCAAAAGAGGGTTACACTGTAACACTAACCGATTTAACTCCAAAATTAGTTGAAATTGCGGAAAATAAGGCAAAAGATTTTGGTTTAACAAAACATTTCAATGGCTTTTATGCAGCCGATGCAAGAGAACTTACTATGTTAAGAGATGAAGAGTTCGATGCAACATTAATGCTTGGTCCTCTGTACCATTTACAGGAAGAAAAGGATCGGATTAAAGCAGTTGAAGAATTAAAAAGAGTGACAAAAAAGAATGGGGTTGTTTTTGTCGCATTTATGCCAAGAATACGTCACATACTTACCTCACTTTTATCTCCTGAGCATTGGAAGCCTAACGATAATATGGATAATATTATTCAATTTTCTCAATCAGGTTGTTTTAATCACGCTGATGAGGGCCGTTTTACAGGTGCTTATTACTTTAATATTGAAGACATCAATCCCTTTATGGAGGCACAAGGATTTGAAACGTTGGAATTAATAGGTTCAAATGTTGGAGCAATTTTAAATAAAGATAATTGGAATTATTGGAGAAAGGGTACACAAGAAATAAATAAAATTATAACCTTAATAAAAGAAAGAGCATCAGACCCTCATATTCTCGGAATATCTTCTCACTTACTATATATAGGCAGGAAAAAATAA
- a CDS encoding GNAT family N-acetyltransferase yields MKDKMVVQQIDSKKLEGYAEIPISFEVKKILQVELANNGLGGIQLIEQDCTPYIKDYDLDENAHPLNWPGQFDLDKWGLFVVVSEGMYVGGAAIAPQMTGMKKDMAVLWDLRVHPDFRNNGVGGKLLDAAILWAKAQNHPKIMVETQNINVSACKFYSRKGFSLGTIDIQGYSDSPVENEIKLLWYMDL; encoded by the coding sequence TTGAAGGATAAAATGGTTGTGCAGCAGATTGACTCAAAAAAGCTTGAGGGATATGCAGAGATTCCAATATCTTTTGAAGTGAAAAAAATACTTCAAGTGGAATTAGCAAACAACGGATTAGGTGGAATTCAACTCATTGAGCAGGATTGCACGCCATATATAAAGGATTATGACCTTGATGAGAATGCACATCCACTCAACTGGCCAGGACAATTTGACCTCGATAAATGGGGGCTATTTGTTGTTGTGAGTGAAGGTATGTATGTTGGTGGAGCAGCCATCGCACCCCAAATGACAGGAATGAAAAAAGATATGGCGGTATTATGGGATTTACGAGTCCATCCAGATTTCAGAAACAATGGTGTCGGTGGAAAACTACTTGATGCAGCCATTCTATGGGCTAAGGCACAAAATCACCCTAAAATTATGGTAGAGACGCAGAATATCAATGTCTCCGCATGTAAATTTTACTCAAGAAAGGGATTCTCTCTGGGGACAATTGATATTCAGGGATACAGTGATTCACCTGTGGAGAATGAAATTAAACTGCTGTGGTACATGGATTTATAA
- a CDS encoding GNAT family N-acetyltransferase produces MKITRTRDSELVAKLNENVQNVHSDLYPSFFKPYNYEEIKDFFIKIIDNPEFIFLIAEDEGEPVGYAWIEIKTYPESAFKKSYQSVFVYQLSVSAEKMNKGYGTALMNEIFTIARNHNVKRVELDYWIQNEQASSFYKKLGFEKYREFVYKEI; encoded by the coding sequence ATGAAAATTACACGAACACGCGATTCTGAATTGGTCGCAAAATTAAACGAGAATGTCCAAAATGTCCATTCTGATTTATATCCTTCATTCTTTAAACCCTACAACTATGAAGAAATTAAGGATTTTTTTATAAAAATAATCGACAATCCTGAATTTATATTTCTCATCGCAGAAGATGAGGGAGAACCTGTTGGCTATGCGTGGATTGAAATCAAAACATATCCTGAAAGTGCGTTTAAAAAATCGTATCAATCAGTGTTTGTGTATCAGCTAAGTGTTTCTGCAGAGAAAATGAATAAAGGCTACGGAACAGCTCTTATGAACGAAATCTTTACGATTGCACGGAATCATAACGTTAAACGGGTAGAATTGGATTACTGGATCCAAAATGAACAGGCAAGCTCCTTTTATAAAAAGCTTGGTTTTGAAAAATATCGGGAGTTTGTTTATAAGGAAATTTAA
- a CDS encoding aminoglycoside phosphotransferase family protein has protein sequence MKKLTCEALPEKFKNTIRVIHGEMGEKWLSDFNRIIEYCEQHWSIKIHSPFELSYNFVAAAEFSEGKEAVVKLCVPGQEFLNELTSLLIFNGNGMVKLLDSDATRGIMLLERIRPGKMLSTVENDENAARVAAKVMGELWTEIEEDVTLPSIAADRESSMTRIAGQYENGLGPISGQLLQEAAVLFQYMSRTSEKPYLLHGDLHHYNILSSGEDGWIAIDPKGLIGEREYDVIQYLLNKLPKVNAKPIISKRIDIFVEELGLDKARILMWGYGHSVLSSSWSVEEGLNEDYLKTINVFSELLSENNIVLKEIL, from the coding sequence ATGAAAAAGCTAACTTGTGAAGCATTGCCGGAGAAGTTTAAAAATACGATTAGAGTCATCCATGGAGAGATGGGTGAGAAATGGCTCTCTGATTTTAATAGAATAATAGAATATTGCGAGCAGCATTGGTCGATTAAAATTCACTCGCCGTTTGAACTATCTTATAACTTTGTAGCTGCAGCGGAATTTTCCGAGGGCAAAGAAGCAGTTGTGAAGCTGTGTGTACCTGGACAGGAATTTCTGAATGAGTTAACCTCTCTTTTAATCTTCAATGGGAACGGAATGGTCAAGCTTTTAGATTCAGATGCAACCCGGGGAATCATGCTGTTGGAAAGAATTCGCCCTGGTAAGATGCTTTCAACAGTTGAAAATGATGAAAACGCTGCCCGTGTTGCTGCCAAGGTGATGGGAGAGCTTTGGACAGAAATTGAAGAAGACGTAACCTTGCCTTCAATTGCCGCAGACAGGGAAAGCTCCATGACAAGGATTGCTGGACAATATGAGAATGGACTTGGTCCGATATCGGGACAACTACTCCAGGAAGCAGCCGTTTTATTTCAATACATGAGCAGGACGTCCGAAAAACCTTATTTGCTGCACGGTGATTTACACCATTATAATATCCTGTCCAGTGGAGAGGATGGATGGATAGCGATTGACCCGAAAGGATTAATTGGTGAGCGGGAATATGATGTTATCCAATACTTGTTGAATAAATTGCCTAAAGTAAACGCGAAACCCATCATCAGTAAGAGGATTGATATATTTGTGGAAGAATTGGGATTGGATAAAGCACGGATTTTAATGTGGGGATATGGTCATTCGGTTTTATCATCCAGCTGGTCTGTTGAAGAGGGGCTAAATGAGGACTATTTAAAGACCATTAATGTTTTTAGTGAGTTATTAAGCGAAAATAACATTGTATTGAAGGAGATACTATGA
- a CDS encoding GNAT family N-acetyltransferase: MKPILKDFPTEFTTERLLIRMPKPGDGKAVYEAIHASLEELKPFMPFAHKEQTEQDVEANIREAHAKFLTREDLRLLVFLKETGELVASSGLHRIEWEVPKMEIGYWIDSRYSGNGYITEAVDAITEFAFNLLDARRVEILCDAKNIKSRAVAERLQFNLDAILKSDSVSVTGSELRDTCIYSKVR; this comes from the coding sequence TTGAAACCAATATTAAAGGATTTTCCAACAGAGTTTACAACGGAACGCCTGCTGATCAGAATGCCGAAGCCCGGCGATGGGAAAGCGGTTTATGAAGCAATTCACGCATCTTTGGAGGAGTTAAAGCCATTTATGCCATTTGCCCATAAGGAACAGACCGAGCAGGATGTCGAAGCCAATATAAGAGAAGCACATGCAAAGTTTTTAACACGTGAGGATCTGAGGCTGCTCGTCTTTTTAAAAGAAACGGGTGAACTCGTCGCGTCTTCGGGTCTGCACCGAATCGAGTGGGAAGTGCCAAAGATGGAGATCGGGTACTGGATTGATTCACGCTACAGCGGAAATGGATACATAACAGAAGCAGTTGATGCCATCACTGAATTTGCCTTTAACCTTCTAGATGCACGCCGGGTTGAAATTCTTTGTGATGCGAAAAATATAAAAAGCCGAGCAGTAGCAGAAAGGCTTCAATTTAATCTGGATGCAATTTTAAAAAGTGATTCCGTTTCTGTGACAGGATCTGAACTAAGAGACACATGCATTTATTCAAAGGTGCGTTAA
- a CDS encoding pyridoxamine 5'-phosphate oxidase family protein yields MFKTETFQNIIKNKDDLRAILGAPRELAEKKVIDHLDKHCRNFISKSPFLLMATSNLKGKEDVSPRGDQPGFVHVLNEKQLVIPERKGNRRADSMLNILDNPNVGLLFLIPGMGETLRVNGKAVLVQDNHLLEKMAVEGNKPLIGIGVEVEECFIHCAKSTIRSGLWKPETWPEKDALPWAAQILADHAKICGQSAEEIDVSLKEGYKTRLY; encoded by the coding sequence ATGTTTAAAACGGAAACCTTTCAAAACATCATAAAGAATAAGGATGATTTGCGTGCGATCCTCGGAGCGCCACGTGAACTGGCTGAGAAAAAGGTCATTGACCATTTGGATAAGCATTGCCGTAATTTTATTTCGAAATCGCCGTTTCTCTTAATGGCTACCTCAAATTTGAAGGGAAAAGAGGATGTTTCCCCACGTGGTGATCAGCCCGGTTTTGTTCATGTATTGAACGAAAAACAACTGGTCATTCCTGAAAGGAAAGGCAACCGCAGGGCGGACTCTATGTTAAATATTCTAGATAATCCGAATGTTGGCCTTTTGTTTTTAATACCTGGCATGGGGGAAACGCTGCGGGTGAACGGAAAAGCTGTTTTGGTTCAAGACAATCATTTGCTGGAAAAGATGGCGGTAGAGGGTAACAAGCCTTTAATTGGGATTGGTGTAGAAGTGGAAGAATGCTTTATACACTGTGCCAAATCAACCATCCGTTCTGGTTTATGGAAGCCTGAAACATGGCCTGAAAAGGATGCTTTGCCATGGGCTGCTCAAATTCTTGCTGATCACGCTAAAATCTGTGGCCAAAGTGCAGAGGAAATTGATGTAAGCCTGAAAGAAGGCTATAAGACACGCTTATATTAA
- a CDS encoding 2Fe-2S iron-sulfur cluster-binding protein, with the protein MKAQNLILKINGEERSVTVRSADTVLFILRGRLGMTGSKPGCLNGDCGACTVNIDGWPMKSCLMLAVEAAGKEITTIEGLKDTPIQKAFVEHFAFQCGYCTPGFIMNCHSLIHHHPDADDKKIKEWLKSNICRCTGYEEIETAIKEVLKGGGRGAGE; encoded by the coding sequence ATGAAGGCACAAAATCTTATTTTAAAAATAAATGGAGAGGAAAGAAGTGTGACAGTTCGGTCGGCAGACACGGTGTTATTCATCTTAAGGGGAAGGCTTGGGATGACTGGTTCTAAGCCGGGCTGCTTAAACGGTGACTGTGGCGCCTGCACCGTAAATATAGACGGCTGGCCGATGAAATCGTGTTTAATGCTCGCTGTCGAGGCAGCCGGCAAGGAAATTACCACAATCGAAGGCTTGAAAGATACCCCCATTCAAAAAGCTTTCGTAGAGCATTTTGCATTTCAGTGCGGCTACTGTACACCTGGATTTATCATGAACTGCCACTCCCTCATCCATCATCACCCCGACGCTGATGATAAGAAGATTAAAGAATGGCTCAAATCGAATATCTGCCGCTGCACTGGTTATGAAGAAATTGAAACGGCTATAAAAGAGGTGCTAAAGGGAGGAGGAAGAGGAGCAGGTGAATGA